Proteins co-encoded in one Arenicella xantha genomic window:
- a CDS encoding DUF6500 family protein, which yields MRESLRNKIIQVCDDKISKKGLNVGLSFYAFFANKNDDPEQLMEAASWWIKVHQLDHFEKAYKIKELVESGA from the coding sequence ATGAGAGAGTCATTGAGAAATAAGATCATCCAAGTTTGCGATGATAAAATCAGTAAGAAGGGGCTAAATGTTGGGCTATCGTTTTATGCGTTTTTTGCGAATAAGAATGATGACCCAGAACAGTTAATGGAAGCGGCTAGTTGGTGGATTAAGGTTCACCAATTAGACCACTTTGAAAAAGCCTACAAGATTAAGGAATTGGTAGAAAGTGGTGCGTAA